The sequence AGACCACTAAGTATGGTCGCTGGAGCCAAGGGCTCAGATTTTGCGATTTTTCTCGGTTACCATGCCAAGGCCGGAAGCGGAAAAGCCACCTTCGACCACACCTACAGCAGTGCCTCGATTGATAAACTGGAGATAAACGGAATTGAGGTGAGTGAGACGCTTCTCAATGCCTACCTCCTCGGCGAATGGGACGTTCCCGTTGCAATGGTAGCTGGAGACAAGAGCCTAATCGAGACCGACGTTAAAGAACACCTTCCCTGGGCCGTTGGGATTGTCCTGAAGGAAAGCTTCGGCAGGTACTCCGCAATCAGCCCGGGAATGGAGAAGATACAAGAGCTCCTCCGTGAGGGAACGGTTGAGGCCTTCGAACGCTTTAAACGGGAAGAGCTCAAACCCCTCAAAACAGAAACGCCTGTTGAAGTCAAGCTACGCTTCCTCAACAGCACTTATGCAGAGACAGCCGAGCTGTTGCCCTTCGTTGAGAGGCTCAATGGAAAGACAGTTCGCTTTAGTGCTAAGAGCGTTGAAGAAGCCTACAGAACCATCGAGGTTCTGATATTTGCCTCTGCTGGTGTTAGCTCGATAGTGAACCGCTAACGATTTAAGCCCAAACGGTAAATCCCCAACGCCCCCGGGAAACCGCGGGGGATGAGCGTCTCGGCGAGCCGTGAGTCCCCTTCGCTCCCCGGG is a genomic window of Thermococcus sp. containing:
- a CDS encoding M55 family metallopeptidase, translated to MRAFISLDLEGLPHIVSREHLFVKGALYAEARKIATEVVKVVAETLHHEAGVEEVVIADSHGPMVNVLVEDTPSYVKVVRGFPRPLSMVAGAKGSDFAIFLGYHAKAGSGKATFDHTYSSASIDKLEINGIEVSETLLNAYLLGEWDVPVAMVAGDKSLIETDVKEHLPWAVGIVLKESFGRYSAISPGMEKIQELLREGTVEAFERFKREELKPLKTETPVEVKLRFLNSTYAETAELLPFVERLNGKTVRFSAKSVEEAYRTIEVLIFASAGVSSIVNR